The DNA sequence GGCGAGCTCGTGACCCGTACGCCGGTCATGATCGAGGACAGGGGATGCGGGCTCTCCGCGCCGAACAAGCATCCATGAAGAACTGTTCAGCCCCCATAGGTATTTTTGATTCAGGCATCGGCGGTCTCACGGTCCTCAAGGAGATATCCCGGATACTGCCGCAGGAGCGTATCATCTATCTCGGCGATACGGCGCGCGTCCCGTACGGCATCCGCTCTCCCGAGACCGTAACGCGCTATTCTTTCGAGTGCAGCGGGTTCCTGATACAGCAGGAGATAAAGCTCCTCGTGGTAGCCTGCAATACGGTGTCCGCCATCAGCCTCGCTTCGATCCGTGAGAATGTTTCGATTCCCGTGATCGGCGTCATCGAGCCCGGTGCCCGGGCCGCGGCAGCAGCGACGCGGAGCGGCAAGATCGGCATCATAGGAACGGAAACCACTATACGGAGCAGCGCCTATGTCAAAGCCATTCAGGCGCTGGATAAGGACCTGGAGGCCTTCGGCATGGCCTGCCCGCTCTTCGTCCCCCTTGTCGAAGAGGGTTGGACCGACGGCCCCATCGCCCGTATGGTGGTGGAGAAGTACCTGTCCGGCATGGTCGACAAGGAAGTGGATACGCTCGTTCTCGGCTGCACCCATTACCCGTTGCTCAAGGGCGTCATCCAGGAGGTCATGGGAGAGGTCCGCCTGATCGATTCCGCTGTCGAGACGGCGCTGGTGGTGCAGCGCATGCTCGCCGACACGGACCTGCTCGGGCCGAGCGGAGACCCGGCCCCGACGAGATTCTTCGTGACCGACTCGCCGGATAAGTTCATCGCCGTCGGCGAGCGGTTCCTGCAGAAGAGGATCGAGGACATAGACAAGATATCGTTATAGTGCCGGGTGTTGTCGAGGCATACGTTAACCACAGGATTCAGGAACTTTTACAGTAAATACGGTACCTGCAACGGAGGTGTGAATGAGGCCCGACGGACGAAGGAATGACGAGTTGCGAGCGGTGAAGATCACCCGGAATTTCATTGCTACGGCAGAGGGGTCAGTGCTGATCGAGGTCGGCAAGACGCGGGTCATCTGCACCGCATCGATAGAGGAAAAGGTGCCGCCGTTCCTGAGAGACCAGAAGAAGGGGTGGGTCACCGCTGAGTACGGAATGCTCCCCCGGTCGACACAGAACAGAATGATGCGGGAGTCCACATCCGGTAAAGTGGGGGGGCGGACCCAGGAGATCCAGCGGCTGATCGGCAGGGCGCTCAGGGCCGTCGTCGACCTCAGGCTGCTCGGAGAGCGGACGGTATGGATGGACTGCGATGTCATTCAAGCCGACGGCGGCACGAGGACGGCATCGATCACCGGTGCTTATGTAGCCTTCAGCGATGCCATAAAGTATGCCATGGCAAAAGGCATGATCGACAAGAGCCCGATAAAGGATTTCCTCGCGGCTGTCAGCGTCGGGATCATCGAGAACGAGGCGCGGCTCGATCTCTGCTATGCCGAAGACGCCGCCGCCGAAGTCGATATGAACGTCGTCATGACCGGGAGCGGAAAGATCGTTGAAATACAGGGCACTGCGGAGTCGCAGGTCTTTTCACGGCAGATGCTCGACACGATGCTGTCCCTGGCCGAAAAAGGCATAGGTGAGCTGATCGCCCTCCAGAAAGGGATAGTTTAGTATAGATATGGTAAAATAAAGAAAAAATGTACCTTTCGTGCATAACGTAGCCAGTAAAGAAGATAAAGGAAGATGAACGATGCAAAGTAAGAGTATGTATAAAAGCCTGTTTGTTTGGTTGCTCATCGGGATGGCCATGATCCTTCTCTTCAATCTCTTCAACGTGCCGCCCAAGACCGAAAAAGAGATGATCTTTTCCGACTTCATCGCCAAGGTCGAGGCAGGGGATATCGAGGAGGTCACGATCAAGGAGAATCACATAACCGGGCGCTTGAAAGACGGCAGCAAGTTCAGGACCTATGCGGCGGACTATCCCGATATGGTGAAGGAGCTGCGTGGCAAAGGTATAAAGATAACCGCCAAGCCGCCGGATCAAAACCCCTGGTATGTCAGTTTCTTCTTCTCCTGGGGACCCATCATCTTCCTCGTGCTCGTCTGGGTCGTCTTCATGCGCCAGATGCAGATGGGGGGCAACAAGGCCATGTCCTTCGGCAAGGCCAAGGCCAAGCTCGTCTCGGACAAGGCGGTGAAGATCACCTTTGCCGACGTGGCCGGCGTGGAAGAGGCGAAGTCGGAGGTCGAGGAGATCATCGAGTTCCTGAAGGACCCCCAGAAATTCTCGAAGCTCGGGGGCAAGATCCCGAAGGGCGTGCTGCTGGTCGGCCCTCCCGGAACAGGAAAGACGCTCCTCGCCAAGGCGATTGCGGGCGAGGCGGGGGTCCCCTTCTTTTCGATATCGGGCTCGGACTTCGTCGAGATGTTCGTGGGCGTCGGCGCCTCGCGGGTGAGGGACCTCTTCGACCAGGCAAAAAAGAACGCGCCCTGCATCATCTTTATCGACGAGATCGATGCCGTGGGGCGGCACCGCGGAGCGGGGCTCGGCGGCGGCCACGACGAGCGGGAACAGACCCTGAACCAGCTCCTCGTCGAGATGGACGGCTTCGAGGGCAATGAGGGCGTTATCATTATCGCGGCGACGAACAGGCCCGACGTGCTCGATCCCGCCCTCCTGAGGCCGGGACGGTTCGACCGCCAGATCGTGGTGCCGACTCCCGATGTGAAGGGCCGGCTCGAGATACTCAGGGTGCACACGAAGAATATCCCCATTTCACCCGATGTAGACCTCGAGAAGATCGCCCGCGGAACGCCGGGCTTTTCCGGCGCCGACCTCGCCAACCTGGTCAACGAGGGCGCCCTCATCGCGGCGCGCAAGTCCAAGGACAAGGTCGACATGCACGACTTCGAGTTCGCCAAGGACAAGGTCCTGATGGGCGTCGAGCGGCGGAGCATGGTGCTGAGCGCGGACGAGAAGAAGAACACCGCCTATCACGAGGCGGGCCATGCGCTCGTCGCCAAGCTGACCCCCGGCACCGACCCGATCCACAAGGTGAGCATCATCCCGCGGGGAAGGGCGCTCGGCGTGACGCAGCAGCTGCCGATCGACGACCGCTATACCTATTCGCGGGACTATCTCGAGAAGACCCTGAAGGTGCTGCTCGGCGGAAGGGCTGCGGAAGAGCTGGCCCTGAACCATATGACTACCGGCGCAGGGAACGACATCGAGCGGGCGACCGAGCTCGCGCGGAAGATGGTCACCGAATGGGGCATGAGCGAGAAGCTCGGTCCGCTCACCTTCGGCAAGAAGGACGAGCAGATTTTCCTCGGCCGCGAGATCGCGAAGCACAAGGACTACAGCGAAAAGACCGCTATCGATATCGACGAGGAGATCAGGGCGATCGTCACCCAGGCCTATCAGCGCGCAAAGGGCGTCCTGAAGGAGAACTACGGACTCCTCGAGGCGCTGGCGCAGGCCCTCCTCGAAAAGGAGACGGTGGACGGACAGGATATCGACAGGCTGATAGAAGCGGAGCGTGCGGGGAAGCCCCTCGGCGCTCTCGGCGGCGGACTCCTGGAGTCTCCTGCGGGCAGCGCCTCGTAGTCCCAGGCCCGGGGCAGGTGAAGCTGAGAGAGAATCTCTATCTGCCCCGGTAAACAGAATGAAACTCTCGTGGGCGAGCTTCTGCCTCGACTTCAGTAAGAAGACCTATATCATGGGGGTGCTCAACGCCACCCCCGATTCCTTTTCCGACGGCGGCCGCTATTTCGACCGGGAGCGGGCCGTGGATCATGCCTATCGGCTCATAGAGGACGGTGCGGATATCCTCGATATCGGCGGTGAGTCGACGCGGCCCGGCTCGGAGCCGGTCCCGGTCGATGAAGAGATACGGCGGACCGTGCCGGTCATCGAGGCTGTTGCGCGGAAGATCACCGTCCCCCTCTCGATCGATACCCGCAAGGCGGAGGTCGCGCGGCGCGCGCTCGACGCCGGGGCCTCGATGGTGAACGATATCAGCGGCCTCAGGTTCGATCCCGCTATGCCGGAGGTGGTCGCTGCCGCCCGCGTCCCGGTCGTGCTCATGCATATCAAGGGGAAACCGGAGGATATGCAGCAGCATCCTGTTTACGAGGCCCTCATCCCCGAGATCATGGATTACCTCAGGACCGGGATACGCATCGCCGGCGATGCCGGCATTCCGGAGGAGATGGTCCTCATCGATCCCGGGATCGGGTTCGGGAAGACCTTTGACCATAACCTCGAAATCCTCAACAGACTGCGTGAATTTTCCGGGTTGGGAAGACCGATTGTCATGGGAGTATCGAGAAAGGCCTTTATCGGCAAGATACTCGATAACGCCCCCGCAGCGGAGCGGGTCGAAGGCACGGCGGCAGCGGTCGCGATCTCGATAGCCAACGGAGCGCATATAGTCCGGGTGCACGACGTGAAGGAGATGGCGAAGGTCGCGAAGGTCGCCGATGCGATAACGAGAATGCGGATGCCTGTCACGGCCTGACATACCTTCACTATGTCCGGGTTACGGCATGGAGTGATCGGCTTTCGTCGGACGTGTCTGGGTTCTCTAGGGGCAAAGCAGGGTCTTGCCCCACGCCCTTGGTCATTCCTGAAGGCTGCATATTCTCTCTCAGATATCGAATTGGAGCAAACGGCTAATTCACGTCCGACGAAAGCCGATCACTCCATGCCGTAGTGCTATTTTTCATCCGAAAGGAGCGCTTATGACCGAACGGGATTTCAAGTACCGGCGCGAGGACTTCGGCCCGCTTCCGGTGACGCTGCACCATCTGACGATCTCCCTGAGCTTCTTCAGCGATTCCGTCGAGGCGACCAACTGTCTCGAGATGAGCGCGCGGCAGGAGCTCAGCGAGCTCCCTCTCGACGCCAACAGCCTCGAGATCCTCTCTGTCGAACAGGTCACAGGCCCCGAAGACCGGCAGGGGACCCCCCTGCGCTACGACTACCAGAGGGAGAGGAACAAACTGGTCGTGCTCCTGCCGCAGAGGGTTGCGCCCGGGGAGAGATTCTTCGTGAGGACGAAGACCCGCTGCTTTCCCTCCGATCACCTCCTGGAGGGGATATACAGGGATGCGACACCTCCCGGCAAGCCGCAGCAGTATATGTCACAGTGCCAGCAGTGGGGATTCCAGCGCATCATGCCGATCTTCGACGACTGCCGTGCGAAGTGCACCATGACGACGACCCTCGAAGCGGACAGCGCCTATACCCATCTCATCAGCAACGGCAACATCAGCCGCCGCACGAATCCCGGGGGAAGGCCGGCGCCCAAGCCGGGCGACCCGAAACGGCAGGTCATTACCTATGAGAATCCGCTCCCGATGGCGCCCTATCTCTTCATCGCCTGCGCCGGGACCTGGGACACCCTCGTCGACAGCGTCACCTATCCGTCGGGGAGGACGGTGCGCCTCGAGTACCTCGTGCCCCCCGGCGCGGTCGACGAGGTGCGCGTACCCATGGAGATACTGAAGGCGTCGGTGCTCTGGGTCGGCAGGACCCAGGATTACGAATACACCGGCGATACCTATCGCACCATCTGCATGAACAAATCGAATTTCGGGGGTATGGAGAACGTCGGCAACACCACGATCGTCACCGACGCCGCGCTCATCAACGAGCATACCCTCGACACGGCGCTGCTCTACGCCCATGCGGTGATCGTGCACGAATTCGAGCACAACCAGTGCGGCAGCGAGACGACCATGGATACGCCGTTCGATGTCTGGCTCAACGAAGCCTATACCGTGGATGTGGAGCGCCAGTTCATGGCCGATGTCTTCACTCCCTCCTTCGTGCGCCTGCAGCAGGTGGACAGCATCCGCAATCCTCTCCTCGGCCCCCTGGCGATCGAGGACGCAGGGCATGCCGGGAGGATCGTCCGGGAGGGATTCAACGACCCCGATGAGCTCATCGACAGCGTCACGTATGTGAAGGCCGCCGAGGTGATCAGGATGCTCCGCCTCGTCATCGGCGCCGAAGACTTCATCAAGGGCAAGACGCTCTACTTCACGCGGTATCATAACGGCAACGCCACGACGGACCAGTTCTTCGCCTGCTTCGAGGAGGCCTCGGGTATCTCCCTCGAACAATTCAAACGGCAGTGGCTCTATATCATCGGCTATCCGAAGGTGAGCGCCACGACCCATTACGATCCGTCGTCGAAGAGCTGCCGCATCCGCTTCCGGCAGGCGGTGAAACAGGACCAGCAGTCCTTTCATCTCCCCCTCGAGCTCGCACTCGTAGACCGGCAGGGGCGCGATATGCCGGGAACGCATCAGGTCTTCCAGCTGAAAGAGAGCGAAGCGGAGCTGCTGATCGAGCGGGTCGACGAGGCGCCTGCATTCGCCTCGATGAACCGGGGCTACTCCTTCTACGGCACCTTTCAGCACGAGAACGCGTCGCCCGAGGCGAGGATAGCCCAGGCGCGGCTCGACCCCGATGTCTACAACCGGATCGATGCGATGCGGCAGCTGACTGACCAGGAGCGCATCGCCCTCCTCGAGAGCCTGGATAAGGGGACTATCGGCGACGTGAGCGCGGCGTGGCTCGATCTTTACGGCGAATTCCTCGCCGATCCGGCTCTGCCTGCATCGCTCAAGGCGTACTTTCTCCGCATCGACGAGCAGCCGGTAAACCGCGCCTACAGCACCTGGTACCAGGAGCTCGTCGCCGCACGGGAAGCACTCATGAAGGCGGTGAACCGCCGTTATCGCGACCGGCTCGTCAGGGAGTTCCGGCGCATCGATACCTATTCGGCTGCGCCTGCCGCCTCACCGGGCAGCGGCATCGAAGAGCGCATGCTCAAGAACGTGCTGCTCGATCTGATCGTTATCGACGACTCTCCTGAGAGCCATCGCCTTATCCATGAGCATTTCGCTGCGGCGACTGCGGCCACTGATCGTGTTGCAGCGCTCCTCGCCCTCAACCGGAGCTCGGCCCCCCGGCGGAGGGAAGCGCTCGAAGAAGTGTACGAGAAGTGGCGTCACCATCTGAGCGGCTACGCCAATTACCTTCGCATCGTGTCGAGCGGGACCCGTGAGGATGTCTTCGACATGATCGAGGCCGAAAAGCGGCGTCCAGGGTTCGACATTACCCAGCCCACATGGAGCAGGGCGCTGTTCCTCCCCATGGCGGCAAACAACAAGATGGTCTGGACAGACCGGGGCATCGCGTGGGTTGCGGCAACGGTGGTAGAGCTGGCCCCCATCAATGCAACGACGACGGGGCGGCTGCTCACCACCTTTCAGCACGTCCGGTCATTGAAGCCCGCGCTCCGGGGGAAGGCAGCGGACGCCCTGGAGCGTATCGTCGGGAACGTTTCGCCCGAGAAGAGCCCGGCTGTTTACGGCCAGGCGAGGACGTATCTGGCGAGTGTTGCCCCGTAAGAGTGTGGAGTTATCCGGCGTCTGCCTGCGGCGCGGCAGGAGGCGCTGCAGGCTGCTGCGGCGCAGGGGCGGGTGCTGCCGGCGGCCTCACCGGCTGAGCAGCAGGGAGGGGCCTCTCATAGTACTCGACGGGGTCGAAATTCCCCAGCGGCCTGGTGAAGGTAAACTTGGCAGGGGCGACGATGAGCTGGCGGGCGGCGTTCTCCGTGCTGCCGCTTATGAGAGCAAAAGGCAGAGAGGCGATGAACACTGCGGTGCCGACGGCGATGGCGACGATCCCCACCGGTCTGACGATGAGCGTATCTGCCATGATCGAGCCTGCCCCCCCGTCAGCGGCAAAAGAGAGCGTCGAGGTGAACAGGACAGCAAGCGAGAGAATGAGGGCGATGATTGTTCTCATAGTATCCTCCATGACCCTTCGGTATCGCCGCATCCCCTGCCGGTTGAGGTGAGGGAAGGGCGCTGCGTTACTTCCATTATAGGGCAAAGGACGGGCGATCTTCAATGAGATCAAAGGGCGATCACCGGGCGGCTGCCGGTGCTTCCGCAGGGGATTTGCAATAATCCGGGGCGTCTGGTTCACTACGGTAACGGCATGCATGATACTATCCCTGTAATTTACCTGCTCGACCTCTTCGGTGTCGTCGTCTTCGCCGTCACCGGCTCCCTGGCCGCAGGGAAAAAGAGGATGGACCTCTTCGGCGCGGTGGTGCTCGCTCTCGCAACAGCGCTGGGGGGCGGAACTCTGCGCGACCTCATCCTCGGAGCGCACCCGGTCTTCTGGATCGCCGACCCGACGTATATCGTCGTAGCGTCTGTCGCCTCCATCCTGACCTTTGCGCTGGCCCGCTTCCTCGGCCCGCTCGGCAAGCTGCTCAAGGTGGCGGATGCCTTCGGGCTTGCCGTCTTCACGGTCATCGGGGTCCGCAAGGCGCTCGGCCTCGATATCGCACCCCTCATCAGCGTGATCATGGGCGTGATGACCGGCGTTGCCGGCGGCATGATACGGGATATGCTTTCGGGGGAGATCCCGCTCATCCTCCGTACCGAGATCTATGCTACCGCGTCGCTCTGCGGCGCCGCCGCCTTTGCGCTGCTCTCTCCCGTGGTCGCCTCCGAGCGCGTGGTCATTATTGCTGCGGCAGCGATCATCCTGGTCTTGCGGCTTGCCGCCATACACTGGAAGCTCTCCCTGCCCACCTTCCCGTTTTCGGAGTGAGGAGGCCCCTCACCCGGGAGGAACTCCCGCGCACTTGCATTTTGCATCCCCCTATGCTCCAATTTTATTAGAGAGGCGTTTCGCATCCTCTCTTTCGTATGAACCGCTCACGCTGCTCCAACGAATCCTCGCGCGCTGCACCCGTTTACCCGGAACGGCTTGTGTCCAGCTTCTGGATATCTCCGGCAGTGGCGCGTCCCGGCGTTTTTACGCAAGGGGGGCAGGGGCATCTTTCGTACAAGAGGAGGTACTGATGGATATTCTGGCATTGCTGAAAAAAGATCATGAAAGCGCATTGATGCTGTTCGATGAGCTCGATCAGATCATGGAACGGGGGACAAAAAAACAGGGCAGGCAGGAACATGTTTTCAACCAGCTCCGGCAGGAGCTCGAAATGCACATGCTGGGCGAGGAGGATGTCTTCTATCCGCTGCTCAGCGAGGACGAGGATACCCGTCCCATGATACAGGACGCCCTGGAGGAGCACCGGCGGGTCAAGCTCCTCCTGACCGATATCGGACGCATACCGAGGGGCGAGCGGTGGAACGACCGGCTCAAGGATTTGAGAAAGAGCGTGGAGCAGCATATCGAGGAGGAGGAGGACGATATTTTCGAGCGTGCAGAGGACCTGCTCGGGAGCGACCAGCGGGGCATTATGGGCAACCGGGTGATGGAGATCAAAGAGGAGCATATGGCTGCTTCATCACGGTAAGCGGAACGGAAGCAGGATCAGGAAAGGAGGAGACGATGAAATTCGATGAATTCCTTAAGAGGGTGCAGAGCCTTACCGGCATCGATTCGACTGGTGAGACGATGAGGGCTATCAGTGCCACCCTCGAGGTGCTCGGCCAGCGGCTGGTCAGGGGCGAGGCAGAAGACCTTGCAGCGCAGCTTCCGGCTGAGCTCCAGGCGTGCCTGCTCAAGGAGCGGGGCCCCCAGCGCTTCGAGCTCGACGAGTTCTTCAGGCGTATCGGAGAAAAGGAAGGCATCGGTCGCGACCTGGCGGAGAAGCATGCACGGGTCGTTTTAGCGATGATGACCGAGACGGTGAGCTCGGGCGAGATCAAGGATGTGCTCTCCGAGCTGCCGAAGGAGTTTCACGAGCTTTTCAAGCCCGTATCGGTGGGAGCAGCATGAGCGCCCGCCGGTTGCGCGAGAGAGGGATTATCCATCGTGTTCAATGATAGAAGGGATGCGGGAGTACAGCTCGCCGAACGGCTGAAGGAGTACCGGGACCGGCATGATGTCCTGGTGCTCGCTCTTCCGCGAGGCGGCGCGGTCACCGGCTCCGAGATCGCCTCCCGGCTCAATGCGCTCTTCGATATCATCATTGTGCGAAAGCTCGGCTTTCCCGGCCAGCCGGAGCTTGCCATAGGAGCGGTTGCGGAGACGGGTACGGTCGTTTTGAATCACGATATCATCTCGATGTTCACCATTACGGACGAGTATATCCAGGCCGAGGTCTCCCGGCAGAATGAAGAGATAGCCCGCAGGATCGAGCGCTATCGGGGCGGCGCTTCCCTTACCGGGCTCCGCGGCAAGACGGTTATTCTCGTCGACGACGGCGTCGCCACGGGCGCGACGATGAAAGCGGCGATCACCGCCCTCCGGAAAGAGGAGATCGGCCGCATGGTCGTTGCCGTTCCCGTTGCCCCGCCCGAGACGGCGGAGGTATTGAAACATATGGCCGATGAGTTCATCTGCATGGAAACGCCCCTCTCGTTCATGTCCGTAGGGAGTTACTACCGTGATTTCACCCAGGTGACCGATGAGGAGGTGGTCGCGCTGTTGCAGGAGTCGATGGCCCTCAGCGCAGCCCGGAACGGGTAAGGGAGAGAGCGGGTCCTGCCCAAGGCTATTCCGCGTAGCTCCTCCAGCGGGAATCTCACTTCGGCGCCACTTCGGCATCGACGCTATGTTCTCTTCCCTCCCGCAGGAAGATGATCCCGATACGGTTTCCCGGGCTGAGGGACTTGAGCACATTCGAAAGGTCCTTCAAACTGTTCACCGGGGCTGCGTTGATGCGTATAATGATGTCGCCCTCCTTCAGACCGCAGATCTCTGCAGCCGAGCCCGGCACGACTCCCGAGAGGCGGCACCCGGCGCCGCTGAAGGTGAAGTCCGGGATAGTGCCGAGACTCACCCGCCGTTCTCCTTTCGCCTCCGCAGCTTCGCTTCCTCTCTTACGGTCGGCCGGGGTGAGCGGCTCCGGACGGGAGGCGAGGTATTCGATCGCTTCCTTTGCTACCGATGCCGCCTTCACGAGCCCTTCTGCGTCGGTCTTGTCAGCGGTATCGGTGGGACGGTGATAGTCGGGGTGCGGTCCGCTGAAGAGCTGTATCGCGGGAATGCCCGCCTCCTCGAAGCTCACCTGGTCGCTCGCGTCGAGCCGTTCGGCAACCGCCTCGATCTCGATTCCCGTGACAAAGCCGGCGCCCCTGACGATGGGGAGCCACTCCTTTGCCGTATCGCTGCCGAGCACCAGCAGCTTCCTCTTCCCCAGGCGGCCGACGGTATCGAGGTTGATCATGGCCCGGGACGATGCAGCAGGAAAGCGTTGCTGCCGGGCGATATACTGCTTCGATCCTCTTCTGCCCGCCTCCTCGCCGCTGAAGGCGACGAAAATGACGGTCCGGTCGGGATTCGTGCTGCTGCCGAGCACGCGGGCCAGCTCCAGGAGCACCGCCACGCCGCTCGCGTTGTCGTCGGCGCCGGGATGTACTTTCCCTTTGTTGCCCTCCCGCACGTCGGGCCAGCCGAGGCCGAGGTGGTCGTAGTGCGCACCGATGACGATGCTCTGGCCGGCCCACTCCGCTCTCTTTCCGGGAAGGATGCCGACGACATTCCTGAGCGATGCCGCGGCTTCGGGCTCTCCCCCCCGTTCGCTCCAGGTCTGGAAATAGCTCTCTTCAGTCTCTCCTCCCGGCATGAGTCCCGCCTCCCTGAACCTCTCGGCGATGTGCGCTGCCGCCAGTTCGAGCCCTTCGGAGCCGAAACCCCTTCCCTTGAGCTCGTCGCCCGAAAGGAACCGCACCGTCTCCATCATGCGCTCTGAGGAGAAGACCTTCGGCAGCGCTGCCAGCGGTTCCCGGGCGGCGAGCGCGGCCCGTTCCACCCGCTTTACCGCGCCACCCCTGCCGGGCAGAAAGACGGTCATCGGCGAATCGACGACCGGCCACCGGCCTTTCGCTATATTGACGGGCTCATCGCCCTCGAAGCCGAGATAGCTGTACTTGTGATAGTGAGGGAGCTTCCGGCCGAGGCCGGGCAGCGCCTTCACGGTATCGGCGGCTATGAAGAGGAGGGCCATACTGCTGTTCTTCGCATTGCGCGCCGTCAGTACGACCGCATGGTTGCCGCGAGGAATATCGGTTGCTTCTACGCGAATACCGTTGCCCTGCGCTGATGCGCCATAGCGCTCCATGGTCTTGAGCGCCTCCGCTGCAAAACGATTCTCCCAGCCGACGACCGCTACCGCGCGGTCGGCAGGGAGCTTCCCGATCTCTGTATCGAGCTTTATCTCTGCCGTATCAGGTCCCGAGGCTGCGAGCATTCTTGCAAAATCGCGGTATCCCCGGAGCAGCGGCGCCTTGGCGGACGCGGGGAGGAGGATCAGCATCTTCCGGGCCCCGAGGGCCTGCGAAAGCGCGGGAGGGATCTCGTCGAGATCGAGCCTGCGGAAGAGATCGAACTCGGGATCGAGATCGAGCCGCACGGGGCGGGCGGGTACCGGAAGCGACAGCACGGACCGCTTCTTGCTCACGGTGACGGTCGTCTGGTAGGCGCGCTCCTGGCCTTCCAGTGTTACGGCAAGAGGAATGTTCAGGCGATAGGCCTTTCCCTCCTGGAGCTGATCGACCGAAAAGGTGAGCAGATAACCGCTCCCCTCCTTCTTCGCCTGCACCTTCCCGAGCGCGATCTGCGGCGCGCCCCGCCGGGTGACCCACTGATCGAAAAAGGACTTCAGATCTCTCCCCGAGCTCTTCTCGAAGCTCTTCCCGAGATCGGAAAAGGACGCTGCTTTAAATTTGTACGAGCGGTACAGCTCCTGCAGACCGGCGGTGAAGGCTTTATCCCCCAGTTCCCTGCGGAGCATGTGGAAGACCATGAGCGATTTACCGTAGCCGACCGCCTCCGAAGAAGAGCTGTGGCGGGAGCGGAACTCGGTCAGCGGAAGATCCCGCTCGGTAAGGACATAATCGGTGTACTTCTGGAGCGTCGTCTGGCGGTGCTCGACGCCGCTGCCCTGCTGCTCCTTGATGAGGTGGTCGGCGAGATAGGCGGTCAATCCCTCTGACCAGTTGCCCGACCGGTAGTCGGGAAAGACGCTGTTGCCCCACCAGGTATGGAGGATCTCGTGGGGGTAGGACGACGTGATGATGAAGGGGAAGCGGATGATCTTCGGCCCGAGGAGCGTAAAGGAGGGCATGCCGAAGCCGGTCTCCCAGAAATTCTCGACGAGGGCGAATTTGCGGTACGGGTAGGGGCCGATGAGCTTTTCATACAGGGTGATGTAGCGGGACGTCGCTTCGATATACTTATTCGCGAGCTCTCTGTCGGGAGTGCGGAGGAATGCCATTGCCGTGACACGTCCCGTCTGCTGTGAATACTCGGTGAAGGGCGCAGCGATCAGGTATATCGAGTCCTGGGGCTCCGGAGAATCCCACTGCACCCGGGTCGCGTTTTTCTCTTTATTATGCAGGGTGCGCGCGCCCTGGCTCACCGCATCCCATCCACCGGGCAGTTCTACCGCGGCCTTGAACGTAATGAGCTCCTCATCGAAGGCGGGGTACCAGTAGGAGCTGCCGGAGAGATAGACCCCCTCTTCGTCGATGATGCCCGGCGTATCCCGGAAGCCCCGTGCATACTCTTTCCCGTACGACTCCAGGGGATGGTGGATACTGCCGCCGTAGGCGAGCACGAAGGCCCTTGTTCCGGGAGGCGCCTCGACGCGAAACCTCTCGAGAGGAACG is a window from the Nitrospirota bacterium genome containing:
- a CDS encoding M20/M25/M40 family metallo-hydrolase; translated protein: MQYIVFLGTALLFGVMLVLPAAGGEAAARQGALIHHDLTVTLQPEEHRLSVKDTITLPENHSGALRFLLHSGLAPSSPTPGVRVVREAAPKGAVPLERFRVEAPPGTRAFVLAYGGSIHHPLESYGKEYARGFRDTPGIIDEEGVYLSGSSYWYPAFDEELITFKAAVELPGGWDAVSQGARTLHNKEKNATRVQWDSPEPQDSIYLIAAPFTEYSQQTGRVTAMAFLRTPDRELANKYIEATSRYITLYEKLIGPYPYRKFALVENFWETGFGMPSFTLLGPKIIRFPFIITSSYPHEILHTWWGNSVFPDYRSGNWSEGLTAYLADHLIKEQQGSGVEHRQTTLQKYTDYVLTERDLPLTEFRSRHSSSSEAVGYGKSLMVFHMLRRELGDKAFTAGLQELYRSYKFKAASFSDLGKSFEKSSGRDLKSFFDQWVTRRGAPQIALGKVQAKKEGSGYLLTFSVDQLQEGKAYRLNIPLAVTLEGQERAYQTTVTVSKKRSVLSLPVPARPVRLDLDPEFDLFRRLDLDEIPPALSQALGARKMLILLPASAKAPLLRGYRDFARMLAASGPDTAEIKLDTEIGKLPADRAVAVVGWENRFAAEALKTMERYGASAQGNGIRVEATDIPRGNHAVVLTARNAKNSSMALLFIAADTVKALPGLGRKLPHYHKYSYLGFEGDEPVNIAKGRWPVVDSPMTVFLPGRGGAVKRVERAALAAREPLAALPKVFSSERMMETVRFLSGDELKGRGFGSEGLELAAAHIAERFREAGLMPGGETEESYFQTWSERGGEPEAAASLRNVVGILPGKRAEWAGQSIVIGAHYDHLGLGWPDVREGNKGKVHPGADDNASGVAVLLELARVLGSSTNPDRTVIFVAFSGEEAGRRGSKQYIARQQRFPAASSRAMINLDTVGRLGKRKLLVLGSDTAKEWLPIVRGAGFVTGIEIEAVAERLDASDQVSFEEAGIPAIQLFSGPHPDYHRPTDTADKTDAEGLVKAASVAKEAIEYLASRPEPLTPADRKRGSEAAEAKGERRVSLGTIPDFTFSGAGCRLSGVVPGSAAEICGLKEGDIIIRINAAPVNSLKDLSNVLKSLSPGNRIGIIFLREGREHSVDAEVAPK